The Solea solea chromosome 19, fSolSol10.1, whole genome shotgun sequence genome has a window encoding:
- the anxa3b gene encoding annexin A3b isoform X1, with protein MVAKCAFSSQHSTLVDDTVQGLSSTNTTMSAWGDLDLLLDSPSSLTVTSNTRGTVKEKPNFKAEEDVSALRKAIEGLGTTEKTIIEVLTKRSNAQRQLIAKAYEKSTGRKLADDLEGETHGDFEDLLVALVTPPGVYDSHEVIKAIKGAGTTECTLTEIFSSRSNRQIKALSEAYQAETGKSMIDDLKSEVSGDYGKALFILAEGKRDESTNVDKAKATADAKVLYEAGEKKWGTDESKFIDVLCHRSVPQLRQTLIEYKNISKKTLQESIEGEMSGDLEELLVAIVKCVKNVPAYLAERLFKGMKGAGTTESVLTRIIVSRSEIDLMDIRAEYKKLFGYSLYSQLESEVSGDYGDALKTLCGQDD; from the exons ATGGTGGCGAAATGCGCTTTTAGTTCACAGCACTCGACGTTGGTTGATGATACAG TTCAAGGACTTTCCTCTACAAACACAACCATGTCTGCGTGG GGTGACTTGGACCTGCTTTTAgactccccctcctctctgacTGTGACA TCCAATACAAGAGGAACTGTGAAGGAAAAGCCAAACTTCAAAGCTGAAGAGGATGTGTCCGCACTGAGAAAAGCCATCGAGGGTCTGG gaacaacagaaaaaacaatCATTGAAGTGTTGACCAAAAGAAGCAATGCTCAGCGCCAGCTTATTGCTAAGGCCTATGAGAAAAGCACAGGAAGG AAATTAGCAGATGACCTGGAGGGTGAGACCCATGGAGATTTTGAGGACTTGTTAGTAGCCTTGGTTACACCTCCTGGTGTGTATGACTCCCATGAAGTCATCAAAGCCATTAAG GGTGCAGGCACCACAGAATGCACGCTGACAGAAATCTTTTCCTCAAGATCCAACAGACAGATCAAAGCCCTGTCTGAAGCATACCAGGCAG AAACTGGAAAATCTATGATTGATGATCTGAAGTCGGAAGTGTCTGGAGATTACGGCAAAGCACTGTTCATCTTGGCTGAG GGGAAGAGAGATGAGAGCACCAATGTGGATAAAGCCAAGGCTACAGCTGATGCTAAG GTGTTGTATGAAGCAGGAGAGAAGAAGTGGGGAACCGATGAGTCCAAGTTCATCGACGTCCTGTGCCACAGGAGTGTCCCCCAGCTGCGACAGA CTCTCATAGAGTACAAGAACATCAGCAAAAAGACTCTGCAGGAAAGCATCGAGGGCGAAATGTCTGGAGACCTGGAGGAGCTACTAGTGGCTATTG TTAAATGTGTGAAGAACGTCCCCGCGTACCTCGCCGAGAGGCTTTTCAAGGGCATGAAG GGCGCCGGGACCACAGAGTCCGTTTTGACCAGGATTATCGTCAGTCGCTCCGAGATTGATTTGATGGACATCAGAGCCGAGTACAAGAAGCTGTTTGGATATTCCCTCTACTCCCAGTTAGAG TCTGAAGTTTCGGGCGATTACGGCGACGCCCTCAAGACTCTCTGCGGCCAAGATGACTAA
- the anxa3b gene encoding annexin A3b isoform X3, translating into MSAWGDLDLLLDSPSSLTVTSNTRGTVKEKPNFKAEEDVSALRKAIEGLGTTEKTIIEVLTKRSNAQRQLIAKAYEKSTGRKLADDLEGETHGDFEDLLVALVTPPGVYDSHEVIKAIKGAGTTECTLTEIFSSRSNRQIKALSEAYQAETGKSMIDDLKSEVSGDYGKALFILAEGKRDESTNVDKAKATADAKVLYEAGEKKWGTDESKFIDVLCHRSVPQLRQTLIEYKNISKKTLQESIEGEMSGDLEELLVAIVKCVKNVPAYLAERLFKGMKGAGTTESVLTRIIVSRSEIDLMDIRAEYKKLFGYSLYSQLESEVSGDYGDALKTLCGQDD; encoded by the exons ATGTCTGCGTGG GGTGACTTGGACCTGCTTTTAgactccccctcctctctgacTGTGACA TCCAATACAAGAGGAACTGTGAAGGAAAAGCCAAACTTCAAAGCTGAAGAGGATGTGTCCGCACTGAGAAAAGCCATCGAGGGTCTGG gaacaacagaaaaaacaatCATTGAAGTGTTGACCAAAAGAAGCAATGCTCAGCGCCAGCTTATTGCTAAGGCCTATGAGAAAAGCACAGGAAGG AAATTAGCAGATGACCTGGAGGGTGAGACCCATGGAGATTTTGAGGACTTGTTAGTAGCCTTGGTTACACCTCCTGGTGTGTATGACTCCCATGAAGTCATCAAAGCCATTAAG GGTGCAGGCACCACAGAATGCACGCTGACAGAAATCTTTTCCTCAAGATCCAACAGACAGATCAAAGCCCTGTCTGAAGCATACCAGGCAG AAACTGGAAAATCTATGATTGATGATCTGAAGTCGGAAGTGTCTGGAGATTACGGCAAAGCACTGTTCATCTTGGCTGAG GGGAAGAGAGATGAGAGCACCAATGTGGATAAAGCCAAGGCTACAGCTGATGCTAAG GTGTTGTATGAAGCAGGAGAGAAGAAGTGGGGAACCGATGAGTCCAAGTTCATCGACGTCCTGTGCCACAGGAGTGTCCCCCAGCTGCGACAGA CTCTCATAGAGTACAAGAACATCAGCAAAAAGACTCTGCAGGAAAGCATCGAGGGCGAAATGTCTGGAGACCTGGAGGAGCTACTAGTGGCTATTG TTAAATGTGTGAAGAACGTCCCCGCGTACCTCGCCGAGAGGCTTTTCAAGGGCATGAAG GGCGCCGGGACCACAGAGTCCGTTTTGACCAGGATTATCGTCAGTCGCTCCGAGATTGATTTGATGGACATCAGAGCCGAGTACAAGAAGCTGTTTGGATATTCCCTCTACTCCCAGTTAGAG TCTGAAGTTTCGGGCGATTACGGCGACGCCCTCAAGACTCTCTGCGGCCAAGATGACTAA
- the anxa3b gene encoding annexin A3b isoform X2 → MMTMRMQNQIIQGLSSTNTTMSAWGDLDLLLDSPSSLTVTSNTRGTVKEKPNFKAEEDVSALRKAIEGLGTTEKTIIEVLTKRSNAQRQLIAKAYEKSTGRKLADDLEGETHGDFEDLLVALVTPPGVYDSHEVIKAIKGAGTTECTLTEIFSSRSNRQIKALSEAYQAETGKSMIDDLKSEVSGDYGKALFILAEGKRDESTNVDKAKATADAKVLYEAGEKKWGTDESKFIDVLCHRSVPQLRQTLIEYKNISKKTLQESIEGEMSGDLEELLVAIVKCVKNVPAYLAERLFKGMKGAGTTESVLTRIIVSRSEIDLMDIRAEYKKLFGYSLYSQLESEVSGDYGDALKTLCGQDD, encoded by the exons ATGATGACGATGAGGATGCAGAATCAGATCA TTCAAGGACTTTCCTCTACAAACACAACCATGTCTGCGTGG GGTGACTTGGACCTGCTTTTAgactccccctcctctctgacTGTGACA TCCAATACAAGAGGAACTGTGAAGGAAAAGCCAAACTTCAAAGCTGAAGAGGATGTGTCCGCACTGAGAAAAGCCATCGAGGGTCTGG gaacaacagaaaaaacaatCATTGAAGTGTTGACCAAAAGAAGCAATGCTCAGCGCCAGCTTATTGCTAAGGCCTATGAGAAAAGCACAGGAAGG AAATTAGCAGATGACCTGGAGGGTGAGACCCATGGAGATTTTGAGGACTTGTTAGTAGCCTTGGTTACACCTCCTGGTGTGTATGACTCCCATGAAGTCATCAAAGCCATTAAG GGTGCAGGCACCACAGAATGCACGCTGACAGAAATCTTTTCCTCAAGATCCAACAGACAGATCAAAGCCCTGTCTGAAGCATACCAGGCAG AAACTGGAAAATCTATGATTGATGATCTGAAGTCGGAAGTGTCTGGAGATTACGGCAAAGCACTGTTCATCTTGGCTGAG GGGAAGAGAGATGAGAGCACCAATGTGGATAAAGCCAAGGCTACAGCTGATGCTAAG GTGTTGTATGAAGCAGGAGAGAAGAAGTGGGGAACCGATGAGTCCAAGTTCATCGACGTCCTGTGCCACAGGAGTGTCCCCCAGCTGCGACAGA CTCTCATAGAGTACAAGAACATCAGCAAAAAGACTCTGCAGGAAAGCATCGAGGGCGAAATGTCTGGAGACCTGGAGGAGCTACTAGTGGCTATTG TTAAATGTGTGAAGAACGTCCCCGCGTACCTCGCCGAGAGGCTTTTCAAGGGCATGAAG GGCGCCGGGACCACAGAGTCCGTTTTGACCAGGATTATCGTCAGTCGCTCCGAGATTGATTTGATGGACATCAGAGCCGAGTACAAGAAGCTGTTTGGATATTCCCTCTACTCCCAGTTAGAG TCTGAAGTTTCGGGCGATTACGGCGACGCCCTCAAGACTCTCTGCGGCCAAGATGACTAA